AGGTATCTACCTAATTTTTCAGAATCACTTTTTCGTAATTTTATCTATACAACTTGGACTTTTGGGCTTAGTTACAGGTATAATACTTAAGAACAAGTTTTTTTTTATAAAGACCTGTGTTTTATCAACAGTTATTTTGAGCCTCATAAGTCTTTTGGCTATTTTTGTAATTTCATTGCACGACGAAAATTTTCTTAATAGAATTTACATGAATTTACAGATTCATATTGATAAAAGTCTGAAAATTTATGAAGAGACGGGCATCAGCAAAGAAAAGATCGAATTAGTTAAAGAGTCATTTACTACAGTATTAAATATAATTAAAACTAGTTTCCCGGCTATTATTTTCATTGTTAATTTTTTAATAGTCAGCATTAATCTTTTACTCTCAAAAAAGATACTTATTTTAAAACATCTCAAATCATCTCCTTTTAAAACATGGAGGCTGAAGGATGAGTATATATGGG
This sequence is a window from bacterium. Protein-coding genes within it:
- a CDS encoding YybS family protein encodes the protein MRKTTLLSLVSLYFFISGGFFAFGQLFFQVLVPLPIIICVYLLGVRKGFLCFFIMASGIYLIFQNHFFVILSIQLGLLGLVTGIILKNKFFFIKTCVLSTVILSLISLLAIFVISLHDENFLNRIYMNLQIHIDKSLKIYEETGISKEKIELVKESFTTVLNIIKTSFPAIIFIVNFLIVSINLLLSKKILILKHLKSSPFKTWRLKDEYIWVFIVSAIMTFLFKCAKFQSGYVIGLNLLIIISAVYLVGGLAITNFFFDKWKVFPFIKLLIYVLVFTSPIFLMLIIILGLVDFWFDFRSRVVAREKF